One Lepidochelys kempii isolate rLepKem1 chromosome 12, rLepKem1.hap2, whole genome shotgun sequence genomic region harbors:
- the CIBAR2 gene encoding CBY1-interacting BAR domain-containing protein 2, which yields MNIVLSRDSQVRIMENTVTNAEKYFGQFCALMASYARKTAKLRDKSDLLVKQLIDYANTENPELRSTMKNFAEELAKVQDYRQAEVERLETKVVEPLKRYGVQLKQTQAEIKRFDKVRNNEIKQLEKLERLRQKSPSDRHTLSQAESNVHKVSVDASRTTQQLKETIDEFQKQKLKDVQKIFSDFVTIEMVFHAKALEVYSSAFQKLDDYDFERDMEDFRAKIQIASGNYDARPVSTTNPSSTLPWSTSSQSVRSTLQRQEDSEEDSEENVLQDVSNPEYAQIRR from the exons AGATAGCCAAGTGAGGATCATGGAGAACACAGTGACCAATGCAGAGAAATATTTCGGCCAGTTCTGTGCGCTGATGGCCTCCTACGCCAGGAAGACAGCCAAGCTGCGGGACAAGTCAGATCTCCTGGTGAAGCAGCTCATAGACTATGCGAACACCGAGAACCCTGAGCTGCGAAGCACCATGAAGAACTTTGCTGAGGAGCTGGCCAAAGTGCAGGACTACAGGCAGGCAGAG GTGGAGAGACTGGAAACGAAGGTTGTGGAGCCGCTGAAACGGTACGGAGTCCAGCTCAAGCAGACACAG GCAGAGATCAAGAGGTTCGACAAAGTCAGAAACAATGAGATAAAACAactggagaaactggagagactGCGGCAGAAGTCACCCTCAGACCGACACACCCTC TCCCAG GCTGAGTCAAACGTGCACAAAGTCTCAGTAGACGCCAGCCGCACCACCCAGCAGCTCAAGGAAACCATCGATGAGTTCCAGAAACAGAAACTGAAAGACGTCCAG AAGATTTTCTCAGACTTTGTCACCATCGAGATGGTTTTCCATGCCAAGGCTCTCGAGGTCTATTCCAGCGCCTTCCAGAAGCTGGACGATTATGACTTTGAAAGAGATATGGAG GATTTCAGAGCAAAGATCCAGATTGCTTCTGGAAATTACGATGCCAGGCCAGTGAGCACCACAAACCCTTCCTCCACCCTGCCATGGtccaccagcagccag AGCGTTCGGAGCACTCTACAGAGGCAGGAAGACAGTGAAGAGGACTCCGAAGAGAACGTGTTGCAGGATGTCAGCAATCCAGAATATGCACAGATTAGGCGGTAA